Proteins co-encoded in one Flavivirga eckloniae genomic window:
- a CDS encoding hybrid sensor histidine kinase/response regulator transcription factor, with protein MKMFDKPTLFVLFSFLFIGIAHAQYIEDQSFNDFHMLSTANGLSQNTVNTILKDKTGYLWFGTDDGLNKYNSYDIKVVDICDNKYGTSNGKRVLDLYEDINSLLWVGTDDGLKIYNPVTETVKKHELFNNFNTPIRINCIERENDSLTWLGTSEGLILYSLEQGIVEHHRYNSGRPNSLSSSDVISLANDLSHLWVGTKNGLNHFDKKSDRFVTYYYNKLEENTISGNTITALSMNNTGDLWVGTLKGGISIYSKSNKKFKTLNTQNSPLPHNEIFDIFHTSEGYAWVATNGGGISKIVENDLSFYNFAQNSNHIQGIPTNSIYSVYEDRDGILWVGTYAEGVSFNTSKNSSFKLVRHQVHDSNSIVESRVRSVFLDRKNNLWIGTWGGVSVYTPTSKTYKSFSHEPNNPGSLSFNTVTSIFEDHKGNMWFGTYSGGLNLLKPNKQSFIRYKHNNNDKTSISDDKIYCFAEDASNNLWIGTQSGLNLFNPEKNSFESFGNINVRDIKITKDNTLVIATIGGITIFNPKTKTFKDFYSDKLISFPISEVFLDNNDKRIWFCSQGRGMGYLDLNNPSFNFITESDGLPSNFVSSIQSIDNNTFWVSTYKGLVKFDKKDKTFENFSGTYKLTSKQFQPKASVILPDNSLGFGGSKGLVIFNPDSIFNNKKNPVVVLSSLKIDNKDAGINIEESPLTKSISTTDHLKLEANQNDFSIEFAALDFNNLEGNKYSYILEGYMDTWANIESMRSVSFTNLNHGDYTLKVRALNNNTEEYEKALNITIAPPFYASWWFSLIMVIVFTTLLYYYKKYTIISTKQKNENESQRLKLKNEEEFNKMRFRFFTYVSHELRTPLTLISEPVSQLLKNEKDKSENDFRLLKLINKNVFRLLRLVDQILDISKLEGDTLSLQVSNQNIVKCIENTCSAFYEFAIQNEITFKFISEQEDLKGWIDEDKIEKIIYNLLSNAFKFTLKKGIITIHLNYSSESEDYVTISVRDNGIGISEDKLSKIFEGFYQIRSESSQSLNPNGAGIGLDYVNRLVKLHEGTIDVESKIDVGSTFSVTIPIKESFYKRENIRNGAPPREPLEPINLNKDDDSDKIDTKQHSKSTPRILVVEDDLDIRTYISQSLAEKFRVIEAANGEEGFNKAIKLVPDLILSDTLMPVMDGIEFCKRVKDNEKTSHIPFLFLSAWTSDEFKLKGLSIGAIDYIKKPFSYNILESRITNIIETNKKISEKSKTKVNFIPKDENIDSIDDLFVRKAYKVLDNNFDNPEFTAQIFKKEMNMSHSGLYRKLKQLTGKSSNEFIRDYRLKRASQIIKQNSGLLISEVCIKTGFNDPKYFSKCFKQVYKMSPSEFAKKYENTENVEDSDKLSEEEVSDTMLS; from the coding sequence ATGAAAATGTTTGATAAGCCCACCTTATTCGTCCTTTTTTCTTTTTTATTCATAGGTATAGCACATGCTCAATATATTGAAGATCAATCATTCAATGATTTTCATATGTTATCTACAGCCAATGGATTATCTCAAAATACGGTGAATACTATTTTAAAAGATAAAACAGGTTACTTATGGTTTGGTACAGATGATGGGCTAAACAAATACAATAGCTATGACATCAAGGTGGTTGATATCTGCGATAATAAATATGGTACTTCTAACGGAAAAAGGGTTCTGGATCTTTATGAGGATATCAATAGTTTATTATGGGTCGGTACAGATGATGGGCTTAAAATTTATAACCCAGTTACAGAAACCGTAAAAAAACACGAACTGTTCAATAATTTTAACACCCCTATAAGAATTAATTGTATTGAAAGAGAAAATGATTCTTTAACCTGGTTAGGAACTTCTGAAGGCTTAATTCTATATAGTCTTGAACAAGGTATTGTTGAACATCACAGGTATAATTCTGGGCGTCCAAATTCCTTATCTAGTTCTGATGTAATATCATTGGCAAACGACTTAAGCCATTTATGGGTAGGAACTAAAAATGGGCTTAATCATTTTGATAAAAAAAGTGACCGTTTTGTAACTTATTATTATAACAAACTAGAAGAAAACACAATATCTGGAAACACTATTACGGCGCTTTCTATGAATAATACCGGAGATTTGTGGGTTGGCACTCTTAAAGGAGGTATTTCTATATACTCCAAGTCGAATAAAAAATTTAAAACGCTTAACACTCAAAATAGCCCGCTTCCTCACAACGAAATTTTCGATATTTTTCACACCTCCGAGGGATATGCTTGGGTAGCAACCAATGGCGGAGGTATTAGCAAAATTGTTGAAAACGACCTTTCATTTTATAACTTTGCCCAGAATTCTAATCATATTCAAGGTATTCCTACTAATTCTATTTATTCTGTTTACGAAGATAGGGATGGTATTTTATGGGTAGGTACATATGCCGAAGGTGTTAGCTTTAACACGTCTAAAAATAGTTCGTTTAAACTGGTAAGACATCAGGTTCATGACAGTAATAGTATTGTTGAAAGTAGGGTACGTAGTGTTTTTCTTGACAGAAAAAATAACTTATGGATTGGTACCTGGGGTGGTGTTAGCGTATACACCCCAACTAGTAAAACATATAAGTCGTTTTCTCATGAGCCCAACAATCCCGGTTCCTTAAGTTTTAACACCGTAACTTCAATATTCGAAGACCACAAAGGAAACATGTGGTTTGGCACTTATTCTGGTGGGCTTAATTTACTAAAACCTAATAAGCAGAGCTTTATTAGGTATAAACACAATAATAATGATAAAACAAGTATAAGTGACGATAAAATATATTGTTTTGCAGAAGATGCATCAAACAATCTATGGATAGGTACTCAATCTGGATTAAACCTATTTAACCCAGAAAAAAACAGCTTTGAAAGCTTTGGCAATATTAATGTTAGGGATATTAAAATAACGAAAGACAATACACTTGTTATAGCAACTATTGGCGGTATCACCATTTTTAATCCTAAGACAAAAACTTTTAAAGATTTTTATTCAGACAAATTAATTTCTTTCCCTATAAGCGAAGTTTTTTTAGACAATAACGATAAGCGTATCTGGTTTTGTTCTCAAGGTAGAGGCATGGGATATCTTGATTTAAATAATCCTAGTTTTAACTTCATTACTGAAAGTGATGGCTTGCCAAGTAATTTTGTGTCCAGTATACAATCTATAGATAACAATACTTTTTGGGTAAGTACTTACAAAGGCCTTGTTAAGTTTGATAAGAAGGATAAAACATTCGAAAACTTTAGTGGTACGTATAAACTAACCTCTAAACAATTTCAACCCAAAGCATCTGTTATACTACCAGATAACAGTTTAGGGTTCGGAGGGTCTAAAGGACTGGTTATTTTTAATCCGGATAGTATTTTCAATAACAAAAAAAATCCGGTAGTCGTTTTATCTTCATTAAAAATAGATAATAAGGATGCTGGTATTAACATCGAAGAATCACCTTTAACAAAAAGTATCTCAACAACCGATCATTTAAAGCTGGAAGCAAATCAAAATGATTTTTCAATTGAGTTTGCAGCCTTGGATTTTAATAACTTGGAAGGAAACAAATATTCCTATATTCTAGAAGGCTATATGGATACCTGGGCCAATATTGAATCTATGCGGTCTGTAAGCTTTACAAATCTTAATCATGGAGACTACACCTTAAAGGTTAGGGCTTTAAATAATAACACCGAAGAATATGAAAAGGCCCTAAACATAACCATTGCTCCTCCTTTTTATGCTTCCTGGTGGTTTTCCTTAATAATGGTGATTGTTTTTACCACCTTACTTTACTATTATAAAAAATACACCATAATAAGTACCAAACAAAAGAATGAAAACGAATCGCAACGCTTAAAACTAAAAAATGAAGAGGAGTTCAATAAGATGCGGTTTCGGTTTTTTACTTATGTATCCCACGAATTGAGAACGCCGTTAACTTTAATTTCAGAGCCTGTTTCGCAATTACTAAAAAACGAAAAGGATAAAAGTGAAAATGATTTTAGGCTATTAAAACTAATTAATAAGAACGTTTTTCGTCTTTTACGATTGGTAGATCAAATTCTTGACATTAGTAAACTAGAAGGCGATACGTTAAGCCTCCAGGTCTCTAACCAAAATATTGTTAAATGTATTGAAAACACTTGTAGCGCTTTTTATGAGTTCGCTATACAGAACGAAATTACCTTTAAATTTATTAGCGAACAGGAAGATCTAAAAGGTTGGATTGACGAAGATAAAATTGAAAAAATTATTTACAACTTACTCTCTAATGCCTTTAAGTTTACATTAAAAAAGGGCATAATAACCATTCATCTTAATTATTCGAGCGAATCGGAAGATTATGTCACTATTAGTGTTAGAGATAATGGAATAGGCATATCTGAAGATAAATTATCGAAAATATTCGAAGGTTTTTACCAAATAAGATCGGAGTCTTCTCAATCCTTAAACCCTAATGGTGCCGGTATTGGCCTTGACTATGTAAACAGACTGGTAAAGCTACACGAAGGTACTATTGATGTGGAAAGTAAAATAGATGTAGGCTCTACGTTTTCTGTTACCATTCCTATTAAAGAATCCTTTTACAAGCGTGAGAATATACGAAATGGCGCTCCACCTAGGGAGCCTTTAGAACCTATAAATTTAAATAAGGATGATGATTCTGATAAAATTGATACCAAACAGCATAGTAAAAGTACGCCAAGAATTTTAGTGGTTGAAGACGATCTGGACATTAGAACATATATATCGCAATCTTTAGCCGAAAAATTTAGGGTTATTGAAGCTGCTAACGGGGAGGAAGGTTTCAATAAAGCAATTAAACTTGTACCCGATTTAATTTTAAGCGATACGCTTATGCCTGTTATGGATGGTATAGAGTTTTGCAAACGTGTTAAGGACAATGAAAAAACCAGTCATATTCCTTTCCTTTTTCTTAGTGCTTGGACGTCTGATGAATTTAAATTAAAAGGTTTAAGCATTGGCGCTATAGATTATATTAAGAAACCTTTTAGTTATAATATTCTGGAATCCAGAATTACCAATATTATAGAAACCAATAAAAAAATATCTGAAAAGTCTAAAACAAAAGTCAATTTTATTCCTAAAGATGAAAACATTGATTCTATTGATGATTTATTTGTAAGAAAAGCTTATAAAGTTTTAGATAATAACTTCGACAACCCAGAGTTTACGGCTCAAATATTTAAAAAAGAAATGAATATGAGTCATTCTGGTCTGTATAGAAAACTAAAGCAGCTTACAGGAAAATCGTCTAATGAATTTATAAGGGATTATAGACTTAAACGCGCTTCTCAAATAATTAAGCAAAATTCTGGTCTACTCATCTCTGAAGTATGTATAAAAACAGGGTTTAATGATCCTAAATACTTTAGTAAATGTTTTAAGCAGGTTTACAAAATGTCGCCATCTGAATTTGCTAAAAAATATGAAAATACCGAAAATGTTGAAGACAGTGATAAATTAAGCGAAGAAGAAGTAAGCGACACCATGCTTTCTTAA
- a CDS encoding glycoside hydrolase family 3 N-terminal domain-containing protein: MRSYLFICFLLIGLTPNVVSAQIAYVKPNAAKRVGSNNTKIYYETWIDFNKNGKKDVFETASEPIDKRVEDLLSQMTLEEKSCQMATLYGFGRVLKDELPTAGWKKEVWKDGIGNIDEQLNNLAYHPSAVTNKAWPPSNHVEALNTIQKFFIEETRLGIPVDFTNEGIRGLCHEKATSFPSQLGVGATWNKKLVSKIGHITGKEARLLGYTNVYSPILDIARDPRWGRTVECYGEDPFLVGELGYNMVKSIQEEGVVSTPKHFAIYSAPKGGRDGDARTDAHITERELFSLYLHPFKRAIKDGGAMGVMSSYNDYNGVPVSSSKYFLTDILRKDWGFKGYVVSDSRAVEFIADKHHVAEDHKDAVLKAVKAGLNIRTDFTMPEDYIMPVRELVKQGKLNIETVNDRVRDILRVKFWQGLFDNPYGKNMEEANKTVGNEAHQKIAYQASLESMVLLKNENNILPLDFSKYKSVLVTGPNAKAINHSISRYGPSNIDVVSVLDGIKDKFPKNVKIEYTKGCEFFDENWPDSEIIPQEPTASDIKEMQKAVKMAKAADLAIVVVGDDEETVGESRSRTSLSLPGNQQKFVEAIHKTGTPVVVVLINGRPATINWINKYVPGIVEGWFQGKFGGAAVADVLVGNYNPGGKLPISFPKTIGQIPMNFPSKPGAQANQPQNGNNGSGKTRVGGFLYPFGYGLSYTTFNYSELKVKSKIKKGTGEVHVSVDVTNTGKVKGDEVVQLYFSDETSSVTVYEKQLRGFERVSLEPGETKTVKFTLNQDDLSLYNKNMDFVFEPGVFEISIGSSSEDIRLAKKINIK; encoded by the coding sequence ATGAGATCATACTTATTTATTTGTTTTTTGCTAATTGGATTAACCCCAAATGTAGTTTCTGCTCAAATAGCTTATGTAAAACCTAATGCAGCAAAACGGGTTGGTTCTAATAACACAAAAATATATTACGAAACCTGGATAGACTTTAATAAAAATGGAAAAAAAGATGTGTTTGAGACGGCATCAGAACCTATCGATAAAAGGGTAGAAGACTTGCTATCTCAAATGACTTTGGAAGAAAAAAGTTGTCAAATGGCTACCCTTTATGGTTTTGGAAGAGTTTTAAAGGATGAATTACCAACTGCTGGATGGAAAAAAGAAGTTTGGAAGGATGGTATTGGTAATATAGACGAGCAATTAAATAATCTGGCGTATCACCCATCTGCAGTAACAAATAAAGCTTGGCCCCCATCAAACCACGTAGAAGCATTAAATACCATACAAAAGTTTTTTATAGAAGAAACCAGATTGGGGATTCCTGTTGATTTTACTAATGAGGGCATACGAGGTTTGTGTCATGAAAAAGCAACAAGCTTTCCTTCTCAATTAGGAGTTGGAGCTACATGGAATAAAAAATTAGTTAGTAAAATAGGTCATATTACTGGAAAAGAAGCACGTTTGCTAGGGTATACCAATGTGTACTCTCCAATTTTAGATATTGCGCGCGACCCACGCTGGGGTAGAACTGTTGAATGTTATGGAGAAGATCCCTTTTTAGTTGGTGAGCTTGGATATAATATGGTTAAATCAATACAAGAGGAAGGCGTTGTATCAACTCCTAAACATTTTGCAATTTATAGTGCGCCAAAGGGAGGACGAGACGGAGACGCCAGAACGGATGCTCATATTACCGAAAGAGAGTTGTTTTCATTGTATTTACACCCTTTTAAAAGAGCTATTAAGGATGGCGGTGCCATGGGAGTTATGAGTTCGTACAACGATTATAACGGTGTGCCCGTAAGTTCATCAAAGTATTTTTTAACAGATATTTTACGAAAAGATTGGGGCTTTAAGGGCTATGTGGTATCAGATAGTCGTGCCGTAGAATTTATTGCAGATAAGCACCACGTAGCAGAAGATCATAAAGATGCTGTTTTAAAAGCAGTAAAAGCAGGTCTAAATATTCGTACCGATTTCACCATGCCTGAAGATTATATCATGCCAGTTCGCGAACTTGTTAAGCAAGGAAAATTAAACATAGAAACCGTAAACGATAGAGTGCGCGACATTCTTAGAGTAAAATTTTGGCAAGGCCTTTTCGATAATCCCTATGGTAAAAATATGGAGGAAGCAAACAAAACTGTTGGTAATGAAGCACATCAAAAGATTGCATACCAAGCTTCCTTAGAATCTATGGTATTGCTAAAAAATGAGAATAATATTTTACCATTAGACTTTTCAAAGTACAAATCGGTATTGGTTACAGGACCAAATGCCAAGGCCATAAACCATTCTATTAGTCGTTATGGACCATCTAATATAGATGTGGTATCTGTTTTAGATGGAATAAAAGATAAATTCCCTAAAAATGTAAAAATCGAATATACAAAAGGTTGTGAATTTTTTGATGAGAATTGGCCAGATAGTGAGATTATCCCACAAGAACCAACGGCTTCAGATATTAAAGAAATGCAGAAAGCAGTTAAGATGGCTAAAGCTGCAGACCTCGCCATTGTTGTGGTTGGGGATGATGAAGAAACAGTTGGAGAATCAAGATCAAGAACGTCCTTGAGTCTTCCAGGTAACCAACAAAAATTTGTTGAAGCGATTCACAAAACAGGAACACCAGTTGTAGTGGTTTTGATTAATGGTAGACCAGCTACAATAAATTGGATAAATAAATATGTGCCCGGAATTGTGGAAGGATGGTTTCAAGGAAAGTTTGGAGGTGCAGCAGTAGCTGATGTGTTGGTTGGAAATTATAATCCGGGGGGAAAACTGCCAATATCATTTCCAAAAACAATTGGACAGATTCCAATGAATTTTCCATCAAAACCGGGCGCACAAGCTAATCAACCTCAAAATGGAAATAATGGCTCCGGAAAAACTCGTGTTGGTGGATTTTTATACCCCTTTGGATACGGGTTAAGTTACACCACATTTAATTATTCTGAGCTCAAGGTGAAATCGAAAATTAAAAAAGGAACTGGAGAAGTACATGTATCTGTTGATGTAACAAATACAGGAAAGGTTAAAGGTGATGAGGTTGTGCAACTGTATTTTTCAGATGAAACCTCAAGTGTTACAGTGTACGAAAAACAGTTAAGAGGTTTTGAGCGTGTGTCGCTTGAACCTGGTGAAACAAAAACAGTTAAATTCACCTTAAATCAAGATGATTTGTCTCTTTATAATAAGAACATGGATTTTGTTTTTGAACCCGGGGTTTTTGAAATTAGTATAGGAAGTTCTTCAGAAGATATACGCTTAGCAAAAAAAATTAACATTAAATAA
- a CDS encoding alpha-L-fucosidase yields MKMIRIVTILACLLVVLSCKKQEESNDKQEATDLKSKPRSLAELQHEFVNTRYQAYFHYNMCTFKNLNEEEHHGRSKGTEPPEMFAPTGLDMDKWVEAVKVARMEGGWLTTKHHGGFCLWDSAFTDYDVASSKDTTDVVKVFTDAFRKAGLKIGLYYSVLDYHHSINNGTTSSKDVQFMKNQITELLTNYGKIDYINFDGWSTWPTTPSFDDIHYGEILALVKKLQPECLIISHTYESNLSHAEVPFADAAGRDYPYHPDYLRPTAASDFLQIDWWWDNNNNMGVKKSVDYILGKLNSYNSHNSVYILNISPNIDGSIDDDVFVRLKEVADVWEKPADLEIGDNWGYQYNTEENLAFMKPCVQSSTGNFIRDKRAYPRAEIAVDGITEGNCDMEQTSLTSEEMNPWWRVDLESVYPISEITIYNRTDVDQAHINDYTVSILDPAGNKIWSFAKKESSKSMKIPAPKVKGRFVKIESNTKGTLALAEVIIK; encoded by the coding sequence ATGAAAATGATAAGAATTGTTACAATATTAGCATGTTTGCTAGTTGTTTTGTCTTGTAAGAAACAAGAAGAAAGTAATGATAAGCAAGAAGCAACCGATTTAAAATCGAAACCAAGGTCACTGGCAGAATTACAACATGAGTTTGTAAATACACGTTATCAGGCATATTTTCACTACAATATGTGTACGTTTAAGAATTTGAACGAAGAAGAGCATCACGGAAGGTCAAAAGGAACAGAACCACCAGAAATGTTTGCGCCTACTGGTTTAGATATGGATAAGTGGGTAGAAGCTGTAAAAGTAGCTCGTATGGAAGGCGGGTGGTTAACAACCAAGCACCACGGAGGATTTTGTTTATGGGATAGTGCGTTTACAGATTACGATGTAGCCTCTTCAAAAGATACAACAGATGTTGTAAAAGTTTTTACAGATGCCTTTCGTAAAGCAGGTTTAAAAATAGGGCTTTATTATTCTGTTTTAGATTATCATCACTCTATTAATAATGGTACGACATCTTCTAAAGATGTACAGTTTATGAAAAACCAAATAACAGAGTTATTAACCAACTACGGTAAAATAGATTATATCAATTTTGATGGTTGGAGTACTTGGCCAACAACACCAAGCTTTGATGATATTCATTATGGAGAAATTTTAGCTCTGGTTAAAAAATTACAACCAGAGTGTTTAATAATTTCTCATACTTACGAATCTAACCTGTCTCATGCAGAAGTGCCTTTTGCCGATGCTGCAGGGAGAGATTATCCTTATCACCCAGATTATTTACGTCCAACAGCAGCATCCGATTTTCTACAAATAGATTGGTGGTGGGACAACAATAATAATATGGGAGTTAAGAAGAGCGTAGATTATATACTGGGTAAACTAAATAGCTATAATTCTCATAACTCTGTATACATACTTAATATTTCACCAAATATAGATGGCAGCATTGATGATGATGTGTTTGTACGTTTAAAAGAAGTTGCAGACGTATGGGAAAAACCTGCAGATTTGGAAATAGGAGATAACTGGGGATACCAATATAATACAGAAGAAAATCTGGCATTTATGAAACCTTGTGTGCAATCCAGCACCGGGAATTTTATTCGGGATAAGCGTGCTTACCCAAGAGCAGAAATTGCAGTAGATGGGATAACTGAAGGTAATTGCGATATGGAACAAACCTCTTTGACTTCGGAAGAAATGAACCCATGGTGGCGTGTAGATTTAGAGTCTGTATATCCTATTTCTGAGATTACCATTTATAACCGCACCGATGTAGACCAAGCGCATATAAATGATTATACCGTTTCAATTTTAGACCCAGCAGGAAATAAAATTTGGAGTTTTGCAAAAAAGGAAAGCTCAAAATCTATGAAGATTCCTGCGCCTAAAGTTAAAGGAAGATTTGTGAAAATTGAATCTAATACAAAAGGTACGTTGGCTTTGGCAGAGGTTATTATAAAATAG
- a CDS encoding right-handed parallel beta-helix repeat-containing protein — translation MIKKVLLQEKKMKTRDHYKSYVLLLMVAIANMAFAQDSETEDYKQQPHSFPEYSENYTKNLFAPKVKPGKTFYVSVNNGNDKNKGTKKSPFKSIEAARDAIRNLKASSGLPKGGIHVILLKGTYNIESTIEFTSEDTGTSTSPIVYKGEKKGEVILTGGVGIDTKRFQVVSDEVLLNRLHPKAKGNVISVDLSKDNLASYFPGDGKYGQIALDGHMLQLAQWPNRGYHHIAKIHERGPTTRWLKPGEKPMGYSKENPTGGKFSFKEELSPLVQAEFERTGDMYAQGYFHNDWYFQHEPVGTVNEDVIQLLHHTRYGIVNKIKSIPRRVRLFNVLAELDQPGEWYFDKKEQRLYVWPIKGFEPGKSTIRFIGTKNKSINDSYAQPGDAKTKQPALSLIAMENTSYFTLSDFIIENTGNLAISIKGGEYNLLASNIIRNGAGMGVKIKDGKYNGITGCDFYALYAAFSISGGNYKTLEKSNNFATNNIIRNCRYRGYGVISLSGVGIYFAHNLLHSMNGAVVYNTTNLLMEYNEFYNIGYEMGDFNVAYCGANWYTMNNVLRYNFVHHLIEPGGHPVAAFRNDDGGAGLKIYGNVFYRPGRGSSQFDGPLNDFQNNITMDSYMAWWTLKKDTTKEAIQKKWDQLASVYGHELPKGDKGDFIYIMEQLIGGKGWLKSPWKDTFPELKAMIETNPWAQTFGNVNLNYMNKVRNPFHIHGGSGTIEGMESKKKGRFKDLPLEGSFELPVEIDLDAFEDISALDFRFKKGFKPMKSFKPIPFEKIGLIKDDFRKKPLDKKVYRSQIYERFKNEKGGRYNAKIVSARYPLPDYLK, via the coding sequence ATGATTAAAAAAGTATTATTACAAGAGAAGAAAATGAAAACCAGAGATCATTATAAATCTTATGTTTTACTGTTAATGGTTGCAATAGCAAATATGGCTTTTGCACAAGATTCAGAAACCGAAGACTATAAACAACAACCTCACTCCTTTCCAGAATATAGCGAAAACTATACAAAAAACCTTTTTGCCCCTAAAGTAAAACCAGGAAAGACTTTTTATGTGTCTGTTAATAATGGTAATGATAAGAATAAAGGAACCAAAAAATCACCATTTAAAAGTATAGAAGCCGCACGAGATGCCATAAGAAATCTTAAAGCTAGTTCAGGGCTACCAAAAGGAGGTATTCATGTTATACTTTTAAAAGGGACTTATAATATTGAATCGACTATTGAATTTACTTCAGAAGATACAGGAACAAGTACTTCACCTATTGTATATAAAGGTGAAAAAAAAGGTGAAGTTATTCTAACAGGAGGAGTTGGGATAGATACAAAACGCTTTCAAGTAGTTTCAGATGAGGTGTTGTTAAATCGTTTACATCCTAAAGCTAAAGGAAATGTAATAAGTGTTGACTTATCAAAAGATAATCTTGCCTCATACTTTCCTGGAGATGGGAAATATGGACAAATAGCCCTAGATGGACATATGTTACAACTAGCACAATGGCCAAACAGAGGTTACCACCATATAGCTAAAATACATGAGAGGGGACCTACGACGCGATGGCTTAAACCGGGAGAAAAACCAATGGGTTATAGCAAAGAAAATCCAACAGGAGGAAAGTTTTCATTTAAAGAGGAGCTTTCCCCCTTAGTGCAAGCAGAGTTTGAAAGAACTGGAGATATGTATGCGCAAGGATATTTTCATAATGATTGGTATTTTCAACATGAGCCTGTAGGGACGGTTAATGAAGATGTTATTCAATTATTGCATCATACACGTTACGGTATCGTTAATAAAATTAAATCTATACCCAGAAGAGTACGTCTTTTTAATGTTTTGGCAGAACTAGATCAACCCGGAGAATGGTATTTTGATAAAAAAGAACAAAGACTTTATGTATGGCCAATAAAAGGTTTCGAACCAGGTAAATCTACCATAAGATTTATTGGTACCAAAAATAAATCGATCAATGATAGTTATGCTCAACCTGGAGATGCAAAAACAAAACAACCAGCGCTTTCCTTAATTGCTATGGAAAATACGTCGTATTTTACATTAAGTGATTTTATTATTGAAAATACCGGGAATTTAGCCATTAGCATTAAAGGAGGAGAATATAACCTACTAGCCAGTAACATTATTCGTAATGGTGCAGGTATGGGTGTTAAAATTAAAGATGGAAAGTATAATGGAATAACAGGCTGTGATTTCTATGCTTTGTATGCCGCTTTTAGTATTTCTGGAGGGAATTATAAAACACTGGAAAAATCGAATAATTTTGCTACAAATAACATCATTAGAAACTGTAGATATAGAGGCTATGGTGTAATATCTTTATCGGGAGTAGGTATTTATTTTGCACATAACTTATTGCATAGTATGAATGGTGCGGTTGTATATAATACCACGAATCTTTTAATGGAGTATAACGAGTTTTATAACATTGGTTATGAAATGGGAGATTTTAATGTCGCTTATTGCGGAGCGAATTGGTATACCATGAATAATGTATTGCGTTACAATTTTGTGCATCATTTAATAGAGCCAGGAGGGCATCCGGTTGCCGCTTTTAGGAATGATGATGGTGGAGCAGGTTTAAAAATTTATGGCAATGTATTCTATAGACCAGGAAGAGGAAGTTCTCAATTTGATGGGCCTCTAAATGATTTTCAGAATAATATCACTATGGATAGCTATATGGCTTGGTGGACACTTAAAAAAGACACAACTAAAGAAGCCATACAAAAAAAATGGGATCAGTTGGCGTCTGTTTATGGGCACGAATTACCCAAGGGAGATAAAGGAGATTTCATATACATTATGGAGCAACTTATTGGAGGAAAAGGATGGCTTAAAAGCCCTTGGAAAGATACCTTTCCAGAGCTGAAAGCAATGATTGAAACTAACCCCTGGGCTCAAACCTTTGGAAACGTAAATCTTAATTATATGAATAAAGTAAGGAATCCATTTCATATTCATGGTGGGTCGGGTACTATAGAAGGTATGGAAAGCAAAAAGAAAGGACGTTTTAAAGATTTGCCTTTAGAAGGATCGTTTGAATTACCAGTAGAAATTGATTTAGATGCTTTTGAAGATATTAGCGCGTTAGACTTTAGATTTAAAAAAGGTTTTAAACCAATGAAAAGTTTTAAACCAATTCCTTTTGAAAAAATTGGTCTGATTAAAGACGATTTTAGAAAAAAACCTTTAGATAAGAAAGTATATCGAAGCCAAATATACGAACGCTTTAAAAATGAAAAAGGAGGACGTTACAACGCCAAGATTGTTAGTGCCAGATATCCGCTTCCAGATTATTTAAAATAA